Proteins encoded together in one Macadamia integrifolia cultivar HAES 741 chromosome 8, SCU_Mint_v3, whole genome shotgun sequence window:
- the LOC122085382 gene encoding putative GPI-anchored protein pfl2 isoform X1, translating into MDDSEKRDQETERFHIFDVSFDDDCLIASPSGRTLNLQGSKNQKENDAAYSIRQEDQTPVSSESLELETIREVNKCNMRKSIAWDSAFFTSAGVLDPEELIIINKGFRKAVVPLLPGIQEDVQRSTESNSTFESDSFTLESIEIDLFEDIRASIQKSSKSSNVKSSSSNSGPGERRTQSLFSSKRVGLPSENMTKPIAASKRQTVGIQSLGNTPKKASVRPHVQPASKTGKPSSSSLKPPTILGRDVPISAAPAAPTKRTSSGANRIKIEHNTTKAASGKGGTDVCSKKPKSGDSSSVSPRSSPSPKSSFSVSPSVSSVNRSGSTSSDSRGKSPANPWRNKTSSKNVNPAPFGSTRIDPKRISSRNKADSGNSGPSAHLLSMSKHYSSISPASSIDGWSSESSSSSTVNQRSNYSKTIKSPRSGFSVDNDAPQALDPQTHPHNWASSGRGSDGTELRSECEMKLPMDNNALSHLASTNVPRSIKPSGLRMPSPKIGFFDAEKTALSSPRGGVRSSSPKDGAGIICLNGSSIKTKPGKTQPARTVTGSGKMKSESEHTRVLCPTSDVKPNFANLHEQANASPKVPDDAVKCGSGANAEVNGGLDASKNNIVAKSEGRVFSRAIKTSPSKEVRPYISSEKENYFGIEDQVGSLIRSVGVIDLNPDVLN; encoded by the exons ATGGATGATAGTGAGAAGAGAGATCAGGAGACGGAGAGGTTTCACATCTTCGATGTTTCATTTGACGATGATTGCTTGATAGCTTCTCCTTCGGGGAGGACATTGAATCTGCAAGGTTCTA aaaatcaaaaggagaaTGATGCAGCATATTCGATTAGGCAAGAGGATCAGACACCTGTGTCATCTGAATCTTTGGAACTTGAAACAATAAGAGAGGTTAACAAGTGTAACATGCGCAAAAGTATTGCCTGGGATAGTGCTTTCTTCACGAGTGCTG GTGTTCTTGATCCTGAAGAGTTGATTATCATAAATAAAGGATTCAGGAAAGCTGTAGTACCTCTATTACCTGGGATTCAAGAAGATGTACAGAGATCTACGGAGTCCAACTCTACATTTGAGAGTGATTCTTTTACATTGGAAAGCATTGAGATTGATTTGTTTGAAGATATAAGAGCTTCAATTCAAAAATCTAGTAAATCTTCCAATGTGAAATCTTCTAGTAGCAACTCAGGACCAGGAGAACGAAGAACCCAAAGTCTTTTCT cttcaaagagggttgggcTTCCTTCTGAAAATATG ACGAAGCCCATAGCTGCTTCCAAGAGGCAAACTGTTGGCATTCAAAGCTTGGGAAATACCCCAAAGAAGGCTTCTGTACGTCCACATGTGCAG CCTGCTTCTAAAACTGGAAAGCCAAGTTCATCATCCCTCAAGCCACCCACGATACTAGGCAGGGATGTACCCATCTCAGCTGCTCCAGCTGCTCCAACGAAAAGGACTTCTTCGGGTGCCAACCGTATCAAAATAGAACATAACACCACAAAAGCTGCATCTG GTAAGGGTGGCACTGATGTGTGTTCCAAGAAACCTAAATCGGGTGATTCTAGCAGTGTTTCCCCTAGGTCTTCACCATCCCCAAAATCTTCCTTTTCAGTTTCTCCTTCTGTTTCCTCGGTTAACAGATCTGGAAGCACTTCATCTGACTCTAGGGGTAAATCTCCTGCAAACCCCTGGAGGAACAAAACCAGTTCTAAAAATGTTAATCCAGCTCCCTTTGGTTCAACCCGCATTGACCCCAAGAGAATCTCATCAAGAAATAAAGCTGATTCTGGTAACTCTGGTCCCTCTGCACACCTATTGTCTATGTCAAAGCATTATTCAAGCATATCACCAGCTAGTTCTATTGATGGTTGGTCTTCAgaatcatcttcatcttctacagTCAACCAGAGGTCTAATTATTCGAAAACTATTAAGTCACCTCGCAGTGGGTTCTCTGTAGACAATGATGCTCCTCAGGCATTGGATCCGCAGACGCATCCACATAATTGGGCCAGTTCTGGACGTGGAAGTGATGGAACAGAGTTGAGGAGTGAATGTGAAATGAAATTGCCTATGGACAACAATGCTCTTTCTCATTTGGCTTCCACAAATGTTCCTAGGAGCATTAAGCCCTCAGGCCTTCGAATGCCATCGCCGaagattggattttttgatGCG GAGAAAACTGCACTAAGCAGTCCCAGGGGAGGAGTAAGAAGCAGTTCACCTAAAGATGGAGCCGGAATCATTTGCCTTAATGGGAGTTCCATTAAAACCAAACCTGGTAAAACACAACCTGCAAGAACTGTGACCGGAAGTGGGAAAATGAAATCTGAATCTGAGCACACTAGAGTGCTGTGTCCTACATCAGATGTAAAACCTAATTTTGCAAACCTCCATGAACAAGCAAATGCTTCACCCAAGGTACCTGATGATGCAGTGAAATGTGGCAGTGGTGCAAATGCAGAAGTCAATGGTGGTCTCGATGCATCGAAGAATAATATAGTTGCAAAAAGTGAGGGGCGGGTCTTTTCAAGAGCTATCAAGACTAGTCCCTCAAAAGAAGTTAGGCCTTATATATCTagtgaaaaggaaaattatttTGGAATTGAAGATCAGGTTGGCAGTCTCATCAGATCTGTTGGAGTTATAGATCTCAACCCGGATGTGCTGAATTGA
- the LOC122085848 gene encoding 40S ribosomal protein S23 produces MGKTRGMGAGRKLKSHRRRQRWADKSYKKSHLGNEWKKPFAGSSHAKGIVLEKIGIEAKQPNSAIRKCARVQLIKNGKKIAAFVPNDGCLNYIEENDEVLIAGFGRKGHAVGDIPGVRFKVVKVSGVSLLALFKEKKEKPRS; encoded by the exons ATGGG GAAGACACGTGGTATGGGAGCTGGTCGCAAGCTGAAGTCCCACCGTAGAAGGCAGAGATGGGCTGacaaatcatataaaaaatctcACCTTGGTAATGAGTGGAAGAAGCCATTTGCTGGGTCTTCCCACGCCAAGGGCATTGTTCTTGAAAAAAT TGGTATTGAGGCCAAGCAACCTAACTCTGCCATCAGAAAATGTGCTCGTGTTCAGTTGATTAAGAATGGGAAGAAGATTGCAGCTTTTGTGCCCAATGATGGTTGCTTAAACTACATTGAAGAGAAT GATGAGGTGTTGATTGCAGGATTCGGACGTAAAGGCCATGCCGTCGGAGATATTCCTGGAGTCAGGTTCAAGGTTGTCAAGGTGTCTGGTGTGTCTCTTCTTGCTCTcttcaaggagaagaaggaaaagccCAGGTCTTAA
- the LOC122087212 gene encoding interactor of constitutive active ROPs 2, chloroplastic-like codes for MQTPKPRSSSLEVPQRTSPGTPRVARQIKSTGSESDSTSTNPATRTPKDRSPKVIERRSPRSPISGEKKRPSRISELESQLAQLQEDLKKTKDQLTASESWKERAQQEAEEAKKQLLAMSTKLEESQQQLVELSTSEEARVQELCKVSQDRDRAWQSELEAVQQQQSMDSAAVLSAMNEIHRLKIQLEMVAESETVQTKQAETAQSELQRLKIDLAETLSVVENMKVQLKDSKESEAQAQALVSETLLQLETAKTTVEMLRSDTLKAKEAYNNLVLELEQSRAQMNSLEGLVCKLQADRVKASSNHTGDISSDVKSAEEPLDLADSNQRRLELSSANVEVGQLKAALETAETRYQEGQIRWTMQIQSAYELVEQMKSQSCHREAELEAELRKTMGDIEELKANLMDKETELQSILEENEGLNMRIKQTQPSQREDELEVQLQKLKADVSDLKANLMDKETELQSILEENESLKLEINKREMEWSKVNDEAIAEAEAARASEREALMKLGYITEEADKSSRRAARVTEQLEASQAANAEMEAELRRLKVQSDQWRKAAEAAAAVLSTGNNGKFMERSGSLDNYVSGEMGSPYAEDTDDNSPKRKNNMLKKIGVLWKKGQK; via the exons ATGCAGACACCGAAACCAAG AAGTTCATCTTTAGAGGTGCCTCAAAGGACATCTCCAGGGACGCCACGAGTTGCTCGTCAGATCAAGAGCACTGGATCGGAATCTGACTCAACTTCTACAAATCCTGCAACCAGGACACCGAAGGATAGAAGTCCGAAAGTTATCGAACGCAGGTCACCTAGAAGCCCAATATCTGGAGAG AAGAAGCGACCCAGCAGAATCTCTGAGTTGGAGTCTCAACTTGCTCAACTTCAGGAGGATCTAAAGAAAACTAAGGACCAGTTAACAGCATCCGAGTCATGGAAAGAACGTGCACAGCAAGAAGCCGAAGAGGCCAAGAAGCAGCTCTTAGCCATGTCCACAAAGCTCGAAGAGTCCCAGCAGCAGCTAGTGGAGCTGTCTACTTCTGAGGAAGCACGGGTCCAAGAGCTTTGTAAGGTCTCTCAAGACCGGGATAGGGCATGGCAGTCTGAACTCGAGGCTGTCCAACAGCAGCAATCAATGGACTCAGCTGCAGTGCTCTCTGCCATGAATGAAATCCATAGGCTGAAGATCCAGCTGGAAATGGTTGCTGAGTCCGAGACTGTCCAGACCAAACAAGCTGAAACTGCACAATCTGAGCTTCAGAGATTAAAAATAGACCTGGCAGAAACACTTTCTGTTGTCGAGAACATGAAAGTTCAGCTCAAAGATTCCAAAGAATCCGAAGCTCAGGCTCAGGCACTAGTTAGTGAAACTCTACTGCAATTGGAAACTGCGAAGACAACTGTGGAGATGCTCCGGTCAGACACCCTTAAAGCCAAGGAGGCATACAACAACCTTgttttggagttggagcaatcTAGAGCTCAAATGAATTCACTTGAAGGACTAGTGTGCAAACTTCAGGCAGATCGGGTTAAAGCTAGCAGCAACCACACTGGAGATATATCAAGTGATGTTAAATCTGCAGAGGAACCTCTGGACCTTGCTGACTCAAATCAGCGTAGGTTAGAGCTCAGTTCTGCAAATGTGGAGGTGGGACAATTAAAGGCTGCACTAGAGACAGCTGAGACTAGGTATCAGGAAGGACAAATTCGGTGGACAATGCAGATTCAAAGTGCCTATGAACTAGTGGAGCAAATGAAGTCTCAGTCATGTCATAGAGAAGCTGAACTGGAGGCAGAACTAAGGAAAACCATGGGTGACATTGAAGAATTGAAGGCAAATCTGATGGACAAGGAAACTGAGTTGCAAAGTATATTAGAGGAAAATGAGGGACTGAATATGAGGATCAAACAGACCCAGCCAAGTCAGAGGGAGGATGAACTGGAAGTGCAGTTGCAGAAGTTGAAAGCAGATGTTTCTGATTTAAAAGCAAATTTGATGGACAAGGAAACCGAATTGCAGAGTATCTTGGAAGAGAATGAGTCACTGAAGTTAGAAATCAACAAAAGGGAAATGGAGTGGAGCAAAGTGAATGACGAAGCCATTGCTGAGGCAGAGGCTGCAAGGGCTTCTGAGCGGGAGGCTCTAATGAAACTTGGCTACATAACAGAGGAAGCAGATAAGAGTAGCAGAAGGGCTGCACGTGTGACTGAACAACTGGAGGCATCACAGGCTGCAAACGCAGAGATGGAGGCGGAGCTGAGGAGGTTGAAGGTGCAATCAGACCAGTGGAGGAAGGCAGCTGAGGCTGCAGCTGCTGTTCTTTCGACAGGAAATAACGGGAAATTTATGGAGAGGTCAGGGTCATTGGATAACTATGTTAGCGGGGAAATGGGTTCACCCTATGCAGAAGATACTGATGACAACTCACCGAAGAGGAAGAACAACATGCTGAAGAAGATTGGAGTGTTATGGAAGAAAGGCCAGAAATAG
- the LOC122085382 gene encoding putative GPI-anchored protein pfl2 isoform X2, with protein sequence MDDSEKRDQETERFHIFDVSFDDDCLIASPSGRTLNLQENQKENDAAYSIRQEDQTPVSSESLELETIREVNKCNMRKSIAWDSAFFTSAGVLDPEELIIINKGFRKAVVPLLPGIQEDVQRSTESNSTFESDSFTLESIEIDLFEDIRASIQKSSKSSNVKSSSSNSGPGERRTQSLFSSKRVGLPSENMTKPIAASKRQTVGIQSLGNTPKKASVRPHVQPASKTGKPSSSSLKPPTILGRDVPISAAPAAPTKRTSSGANRIKIEHNTTKAASGKGGTDVCSKKPKSGDSSSVSPRSSPSPKSSFSVSPSVSSVNRSGSTSSDSRGKSPANPWRNKTSSKNVNPAPFGSTRIDPKRISSRNKADSGNSGPSAHLLSMSKHYSSISPASSIDGWSSESSSSSTVNQRSNYSKTIKSPRSGFSVDNDAPQALDPQTHPHNWASSGRGSDGTELRSECEMKLPMDNNALSHLASTNVPRSIKPSGLRMPSPKIGFFDAEKTALSSPRGGVRSSSPKDGAGIICLNGSSIKTKPGKTQPARTVTGSGKMKSESEHTRVLCPTSDVKPNFANLHEQANASPKVPDDAVKCGSGANAEVNGGLDASKNNIVAKSEGRVFSRAIKTSPSKEVRPYISSEKENYFGIEDQVGSLIRSVGVIDLNPDVLN encoded by the exons ATGGATGATAGTGAGAAGAGAGATCAGGAGACGGAGAGGTTTCACATCTTCGATGTTTCATTTGACGATGATTGCTTGATAGCTTCTCCTTCGGGGAGGACATTGAATCTGCAAG aaaatcaaaaggagaaTGATGCAGCATATTCGATTAGGCAAGAGGATCAGACACCTGTGTCATCTGAATCTTTGGAACTTGAAACAATAAGAGAGGTTAACAAGTGTAACATGCGCAAAAGTATTGCCTGGGATAGTGCTTTCTTCACGAGTGCTG GTGTTCTTGATCCTGAAGAGTTGATTATCATAAATAAAGGATTCAGGAAAGCTGTAGTACCTCTATTACCTGGGATTCAAGAAGATGTACAGAGATCTACGGAGTCCAACTCTACATTTGAGAGTGATTCTTTTACATTGGAAAGCATTGAGATTGATTTGTTTGAAGATATAAGAGCTTCAATTCAAAAATCTAGTAAATCTTCCAATGTGAAATCTTCTAGTAGCAACTCAGGACCAGGAGAACGAAGAACCCAAAGTCTTTTCT cttcaaagagggttgggcTTCCTTCTGAAAATATG ACGAAGCCCATAGCTGCTTCCAAGAGGCAAACTGTTGGCATTCAAAGCTTGGGAAATACCCCAAAGAAGGCTTCTGTACGTCCACATGTGCAG CCTGCTTCTAAAACTGGAAAGCCAAGTTCATCATCCCTCAAGCCACCCACGATACTAGGCAGGGATGTACCCATCTCAGCTGCTCCAGCTGCTCCAACGAAAAGGACTTCTTCGGGTGCCAACCGTATCAAAATAGAACATAACACCACAAAAGCTGCATCTG GTAAGGGTGGCACTGATGTGTGTTCCAAGAAACCTAAATCGGGTGATTCTAGCAGTGTTTCCCCTAGGTCTTCACCATCCCCAAAATCTTCCTTTTCAGTTTCTCCTTCTGTTTCCTCGGTTAACAGATCTGGAAGCACTTCATCTGACTCTAGGGGTAAATCTCCTGCAAACCCCTGGAGGAACAAAACCAGTTCTAAAAATGTTAATCCAGCTCCCTTTGGTTCAACCCGCATTGACCCCAAGAGAATCTCATCAAGAAATAAAGCTGATTCTGGTAACTCTGGTCCCTCTGCACACCTATTGTCTATGTCAAAGCATTATTCAAGCATATCACCAGCTAGTTCTATTGATGGTTGGTCTTCAgaatcatcttcatcttctacagTCAACCAGAGGTCTAATTATTCGAAAACTATTAAGTCACCTCGCAGTGGGTTCTCTGTAGACAATGATGCTCCTCAGGCATTGGATCCGCAGACGCATCCACATAATTGGGCCAGTTCTGGACGTGGAAGTGATGGAACAGAGTTGAGGAGTGAATGTGAAATGAAATTGCCTATGGACAACAATGCTCTTTCTCATTTGGCTTCCACAAATGTTCCTAGGAGCATTAAGCCCTCAGGCCTTCGAATGCCATCGCCGaagattggattttttgatGCG GAGAAAACTGCACTAAGCAGTCCCAGGGGAGGAGTAAGAAGCAGTTCACCTAAAGATGGAGCCGGAATCATTTGCCTTAATGGGAGTTCCATTAAAACCAAACCTGGTAAAACACAACCTGCAAGAACTGTGACCGGAAGTGGGAAAATGAAATCTGAATCTGAGCACACTAGAGTGCTGTGTCCTACATCAGATGTAAAACCTAATTTTGCAAACCTCCATGAACAAGCAAATGCTTCACCCAAGGTACCTGATGATGCAGTGAAATGTGGCAGTGGTGCAAATGCAGAAGTCAATGGTGGTCTCGATGCATCGAAGAATAATATAGTTGCAAAAAGTGAGGGGCGGGTCTTTTCAAGAGCTATCAAGACTAGTCCCTCAAAAGAAGTTAGGCCTTATATATCTagtgaaaaggaaaattatttTGGAATTGAAGATCAGGTTGGCAGTCTCATCAGATCTGTTGGAGTTATAGATCTCAACCCGGATGTGCTGAATTGA